Part of the Methanobacteriaceae archaeon genome, TGCTGCAGGGTTTGTTGCAGCTTATCTAAAAAATGAAAAACTCAAGTATTGTCTAGATTATGCTAATCAGGTAGCATCTTCTTGTGTACAGCAAGTGGGAGGATCTCTGATTCCAACAAAAAATCTTACACTTTAGAGATCTTACACTTAGAGAATTTCTTAAACTTTAGATAAATTCAAAAAAATAGGATTTTAGGAATCAATGGTAGTTTAAAAACCAAAAAAGGCTGCGGCATTTTTGTGGCATAAAAGTTTAATTTTACTATCAGACCAACCAGCCAGTTTCATTCTATGCACTGTTTTGGGAACAGATAATGGGTCAGAAGGTGAAGAACTCATATCACTATCTATAATAAACCTCTCAGGCCCATAATCAGAAATGCTTGCTTCTAAAAGTTGGACTGCTTCGGTGGGGGTCATTTTCTGTGGCTGGACAGTGATCCCTAGCATCCCACCAAAGTTTCCCATAAGATCAATAATAGATGGATCCACATGATCCACCACCACCCTTGATGGATCGATATTATCTTCAATTATAGAAAGGGTTTTTATGGTTATTTCTCTTTTATTACGTCTGGGTGTATGAACTACCACTTTTATTCCCATTTCCTCAGCCATCTGAAGCTGAGTTTTGAAAACCTCTTTTTCAAGTTCAGATGCAGTTTCAAGACCAATCTCTCCCAGGGCAGCCACTTCATCCATTTCCAGAAACCAGGGAAGTTTTCGAAGTACCAGTTTATAATCCTGACAAATACTTCGAGGGTGAAGTCCTAATGCTGCTTTAAGGGTTAAACCACTGCTTTCAGCCCGCTTTAAATCGTTTTCAATAATACGGTAGAAATGATCCAGCACTACTGCAGAAGTGCTCATCCTCAAGGGATCATGGGCTAAGGTGAGGGCTGATTCAATTCCAGCCACCGCCATCATCTCAAAATCTTCATATGGCCTGCAATCAGCGTGTATATGTGCATCTATCATTACAACTCAACTCCTAACATTCCACAGATTTATGGATTTTACTGCATAAAGAGCTTGTCCATTGATCATATTCTATCATATCCTCAGATTTCTCTCATATCACTCTTATGATCATATCCCTTGTTATCAAATAAGTCCTAAAGTTATTAAGAGCTTTGCACTTATATAATAATAAGAGTCATCTTCAAATATTGAAATTGAGGTGTGAGTATGGATGTAGAAGAAATGGCAAAAAAGGCCACCATGAAAGATTTAAAAGAAATAGCCAAAAAACATGACATTAAACTTGGTCGCTGCCCCACCAAGCTAAAAATCGCTAAATTAATTCCCAAAGAAGAACTAGAGGCTCTTGTTAAAAAATAATCTAAAAAAATAATCTTCTACCAATTTTAAAAGAGTTTAAAAGATTTTTTCACAGAAAAACCTTTTTTATAGCAAGGTATAGTTAAAAGTAGTAAAATATTCAGTGATTTGAAGCTTTTAAATTGCTTCAAGATCATTGAAATTAATTTTCTTATTTAGAAGGCCGTTCATTGTTTCTGGAATTTCAGTTACAGGTAAACGGACTTGTTTTTGAGAATCTCTTTCTCTGATAGTCACGGTACTGTCTTCTAATGTTTGATGGTCCACAGTTATGACAAATGGCGTACCAATCTCATCAGAACGAGCATACCTACGACCAATGGTTCCAGAAGTATCCACTTCTGCTATTACACCTTCACCTCGTAGATCATTCATTATATGTTCTGAAGCAAGCACCAGATCATCTTTATTCACCAGAGGGAACACATTTACTCCCACAGGAGCAATATCTGGAGGGAAATGGAAAATATTCCTGTCATCTTCCTTTGCAAAGGAGTGAAGAAGTACAGAATAGGTTATACGGTCAATACCGTAAGAAGGTTCAATAACATGAGGATATATCTTTTCTCCCCTGATAGTTTCTTCCACTTCTTCAAAGGATAAGAGGTCAGGTGTTAGCTGGTATGTTGCTCCATCTAATTCCATTTTATAAACATTTTCTTTTTCAAATGCTTCTTTTATGGTTTCAGGTTCTGTTTCTTTAAGTGCAACCATTATTTTAGGGGCATCACCCTTGAATAAAGGTCCGAATTTTTTCATGTCAGGTTTAGCCTCTAACTGGGTGATGGTTTTAGGTTCAGGGTATTCTATGAATACTCGCAGGTCTTCAGTACTGTACTGGCTATGGGATTTAAGGTCGAAATCGGTACGGTCAGCAATCCCTATAACTTCTATCCAGCCATAACGGTCAGTATGTACTTCCACATCCCAGCAGTCAATGGCATAGTGGGCCATCTCAGTTTTAAGATGCTGACGGAACCTTATCATATCTGAGGGTATTCCAAGTTCTTCCATGAACCTGTCTGCCAGACATAACTGGTAGGTCAGGATTTCACTGGAAACCACACCTTTTTCAACTGCCTCCCTGGCGGTGAGTTTGATAGGTTCTCCACCCTTTTCCTGAATATCTGCAGGGTATAAAGTAAGAATTTGGTCTGCCACATCCAAAAAACGGGGATGGCTCTTATCTTCAGGATTGACAAAGATTTCAGCTTCTGCTTGAGTGAACTCCCGTAGCCTTATAACACCCTGACGTGGTGAAATCTCATTCCGGTAAGCTTTGCCCAGTTGCACCACACCAAATGGAAGTTTCCCACGATAAAATCTTAACAACCTCTTGAATGGGATAAATATTCCCTGAGCCGTTTCAGGACGCATATAACCTGTTTTTTTACCCTTTGCACCAATAAGAGTCTGGAACATAAGGTTATAACTCCAGATGTGGGTTAAATGACCTCCGCAGCGGGGGCAGCGAATTTGTTCTCTGGATAAAATTTCTGTGAGTTCCTGATTTTCCAGACCCTCAACTTCTTCCCCAATAGCATCTTTAATAATGTGATCAGCTCTGAACACCTCTAAACATTCCTTACATTCAGTCATGGGATCATTGAAGTGATCAACATGTCCGGAGGCTTTAAGAGCTTCTTCTGGCATGATGGTGGGGGATTCTATTTCATAAAAACCTTCACCAACAAGATAAAAATCACGCCATTTGTTCATTATTTTATTTTTTAAAATAGCACCTAAAGGACCGTAATCAAAAAATCCAGCAACTCCAGAATAGATCTCGAATGATGACCATAAAAATCCTCGTTTCTTGGAAATATTCATTACATCCTCATTTTTCATTATAATCCTCTCAATCTCAAATTAAAAAATATAAACCTTATTTTTCCTTTTTTATAGTTCAATTTATTAAAAAATTTTCATCCAATTAATGCGATTTGGAATAATGAACTTTTTATAACTCTTTTTTTTGGTTTTAGTGATTTAAAGCTATATTTACCCTAATTTTTCCTGATTTTAATTATTGGACAGCCAATATTCCCACGCTTTATTAACAGATTATTTTTTTTATAAAATTTATTCCAAGATCCTACTAAATTAGAGTATTATTGTCTTAGAGCAATTTTGTCTGTTTACGATCCCTTATCTCGTAATCATGTTTTATTTTACTGGTAACTGGCCTATCCTGGCCCATATACTTACTATCTCTCTCAGGATGGCCGTAGGGTCGCTCGGATGGGCTGGTCATGGTTTCGAACACGATTTGACATACTCTCTGACCAGTGTATAAAGCTACTGGCATTTTACCTATGTTGGATATCTCCAGGGTGATCTTCCCCTCGAACCCCGGGTCAATGTAACCCGCAGTCACATGCATGGTGATACCCAACCGTCCCATGGATGAACGCCCCTCCACACGTGCCACCAGGTCGTCAGGGAGTTTAACTGCTTCATAGGTGGTGGCCAGAGCAAATTCCCCCGGGTGGATGATGAATGCATCCCCCTGTTCTAAGTGAAATGACTCCATGTATGATTCCAGATCTGATTTATCTAAAGGATCAATACATGGTTTACGGATAATACGGAAACCCTTAAATTCATTACCAATTCTTAGATCTACTGATGATGGTTGGATCTGTCTTCCAGGGTCTTCCAATGGGTCAATGGAAATTTTCCCTTCTTCCAAGTATTTCTTGATGTCACGGTCACTTAGAATAGCCATTCTGCTCCCTCTTGCCATTTTCAAATATTATAAATTTCTATAGCTATAATGATTTTAAATAGTTTTAATTACATTCTATCTCTTATTCTCCGAAACATCCCTTTGAGTGTATGAGCTTCTCTTCCAGATATAAATGCTCTTCCCAAAATTCTTCTGAATACAGTTGATGCATTCTTCTTTTTATGGGGTGGATAATCCAGTTTATCCAGCACATCATCCACATAATCAATTAAACCCTGTTTCTCCTCTAAAGATGCTTCATCCAAATCTTCCACCGGATAATCTTTCTGAGTTCTAAATATTTCATAGAAAATTATGGCTGCTGCGTGTGTAATGTTAAGTATGGGGTAAGATTCATGAGTGGGAATGGAAACCACCACGTCACAGAGTTCAAGTTCATGATTAGTGAGACCATTTCCTTCTCTTCCGAATATGAGGGCAATTTTCCCTTTGACCTTTAAGGATTGGGCTAAATTTTCAGGGGTAACCGCAATACGGGGAATATTATAACTTCCTCCAGCAGTCCCTGTACTTCCCACTGCAAAATCTATTCGTTCATTTTCCAGAAATTCATGTAGTGAATCATACTCCTGGTGGTTGTATATGATGTTACGAGCATGCATGGATTGATAATAGGCTTCATGTTCCAGTTTGCAGGGATTAATTAGAACTAAATGCTCCAAACCGAAATTTTTCATGGTTCTGGCAAGAAAGCCTATATTGCCCGGAGTTTCTGGCTCCACAAATACCACATAAATCATTTCAACCAGCTTAAACCTGCTTTAGGCGTTTTAGTTATGTTAAATAATTTAAGATTCGTATGCTTTCTCCAGAAGGGTGAGTATGTTCATAACTTCCAGTTTGACTCCTTCTCTCTCCAGACTGGCCCGGATGTTGTTTTCACAGAAGGGACAGATGGTGATCACAGCATCAACATCAAGTTTTTCCACCATTTTTGCTTTTTCACGTCCCAGAGCCTCAGCAATCTCTGGTTTACCAGACCTTACACCACCCCCTGCACCACAGCACTGGTCCGGGGTGTCCATCTCCACGAAATCCAAACCTTTAATTTTCCGGAGTATTTCACGAGGCTCATCACGGATCCCCTGACCTCTAATAAGATGGCATGGGTCATGATAAGTTACTCTCATATTAACGGGCTTCATATCCTTGGTATTTAGTCTATCAACCAAGTATTCGCTGATGTCCATCACATTGAGCTTGACTCCATACTCGGGGTAATCCTTTTTTAGGGTGGCTCCACAACCTGCGCAGACAGTGATGATGGTATCATAACCCTTCAATGCTTTGGCATTCTTTTGAGAGAGTTCCTTCACCACATCAGTCTGCCCGGTCCGGATCATTGGAGAACCACAGCAAACTTGCCCTGCTGGAACTACCACTTCCACATTATGATTATTCAAAACATTTAAAAGGGATACTCCTATCTCTGGCAGCCTATAATCAACCAGACACCCAGTAAAGAATGCTATTTTTTCTTTTTTTCCTTCACGGTCAGTTTCATCATGATCAACCATCTCAGCTTCCTGTTTTTTGATAGTTGTTTTCATGAAACCAGCCCTCATAGGACCTTCTTCCATGGGTTCTACAGATCTGCCCGTCTTTACAATGAGTTCTTTTACCGAACGGTGGGGAGGTAGTGGTCCGATACCTTCCTGGCAAGCTATCTCCCTTAATTTTTCAATGGCACCTCCGAAGGTGTTAATTTCTTTAGGACAGACCTCCACACACTTGGCACATGATGTGCAGCAGTATAGTCCTTCTTCAACTCCTTCTTCAGCACGGTCTGCACAGTCACGCGGGTCCATGGCAAATTTCGAAAGGTAACGCATGAAGTAGGGACCTGCGAATTCATCGTTCACCTTCAAAACCGGACAGGCTGACAAGCAGGAGTAACAGTCAATACAGCTCCTTAATTTTTTGGTATTGGTAAGTTCTTCCGGGTTTAAAATTGCAGGGCACTCGGCAATTTCACAATCATCCTCTAGAAAC contains:
- a CDS encoding TatD family hydrolase, which produces MIDAHIHADCRPYEDFEMMAVAGIESALTLAHDPLRMSTSAVVLDHFYRIIENDLKRAESSGLTLKAALGLHPRSICQDYKLVLRKLPWFLEMDEVAALGEIGLETASELEKEVFKTQLQMAEEMGIKVVVHTPRRNKREITIKTLSIIEDNIDPSRVVVDHVDPSIIDLMGNFGGMLGITVQPQKMTPTEAVQLLEASISDYGPERFIIDSDMSSSPSDPLSVPKTVHRMKLAGWSDSKIKLLCHKNAAAFFGF
- the glyS gene encoding glycine--tRNA ligase, which encodes MKNEDVMNISKKRGFLWSSFEIYSGVAGFFDYGPLGAILKNKIMNKWRDFYLVGEGFYEIESPTIMPEEALKASGHVDHFNDPMTECKECLEVFRADHIIKDAIGEEVEGLENQELTEILSREQIRCPRCGGHLTHIWSYNLMFQTLIGAKGKKTGYMRPETAQGIFIPFKRLLRFYRGKLPFGVVQLGKAYRNEISPRQGVIRLREFTQAEAEIFVNPEDKSHPRFLDVADQILTLYPADIQEKGGEPIKLTAREAVEKGVVSSEILTYQLCLADRFMEELGIPSDMIRFRQHLKTEMAHYAIDCWDVEVHTDRYGWIEVIGIADRTDFDLKSHSQYSTEDLRVFIEYPEPKTITQLEAKPDMKKFGPLFKGDAPKIMVALKETEPETIKEAFEKENVYKMELDGATYQLTPDLLSFEEVEETIRGEKIYPHVIEPSYGIDRITYSVLLHSFAKEDDRNIFHFPPDIAPVGVNVFPLVNKDDLVLASEHIMNDLRGEGVIAEVDTSGTIGRRYARSDEIGTPFVITVDHQTLEDSTVTIRERDSQKQVRLPVTEIPETMNGLLNKKINFNDLEAI
- a CDS encoding dCTP deaminase; its protein translation is MAILSDRDIKKYLEEGKISIDPLEDPGRQIQPSSVDLRIGNEFKGFRIIRKPCIDPLDKSDLESYMESFHLEQGDAFIIHPGEFALATTYEAVKLPDDLVARVEGRSSMGRLGITMHVTAGYIDPGFEGKITLEISNIGKMPVALYTGQRVCQIVFETMTSPSERPYGHPERDSKYMGQDRPVTSKIKHDYEIRDRKQTKLL
- a CDS encoding TrmJ/YjtD family RNA methyltransferase — protein: MIYVVFVEPETPGNIGFLARTMKNFGLEHLVLINPCKLEHEAYYQSMHARNIIYNHQEYDSLHEFLENERIDFAVGSTGTAGGSYNIPRIAVTPENLAQSLKVKGKIALIFGREGNGLTNHELELCDVVVSIPTHESYPILNITHAAAIIFYEIFRTQKDYPVEDLDEASLEEKQGLIDYVDDVLDKLDYPPHKKKNASTVFRRILGRAFISGREAHTLKGMFRRIRDRM
- a CDS encoding succinate dehydrogenase/fumarate reductase iron-sulfur subunit gives rise to the protein MIKISVLRYYPLEDEKPHLETYSVEKKERMKVLDALNYINQHHQANIAYRSSCRAGQCGSCALKVNGEMALACKKEIKDGDIIGPLDLPVIKDLVVERGSVEEKVKKMDLFLEDDCEIAECPAILNPEELTNTKKLRSCIDCYSCLSACPVLKVNDEFAGPYFMRYLSKFAMDPRDCADRAEEGVEEGLYCCTSCAKCVEVCPKEINTFGGAIEKLREIACQEGIGPLPPHRSVKELIVKTGRSVEPMEEGPMRAGFMKTTIKKQEAEMVDHDETDREGKKEKIAFFTGCLVDYRLPEIGVSLLNVLNNHNVEVVVPAGQVCCGSPMIRTGQTDVVKELSQKNAKALKGYDTIITVCAGCGATLKKDYPEYGVKLNVMDISEYLVDRLNTKDMKPVNMRVTYHDPCHLIRGQGIRDEPREILRKIKGLDFVEMDTPDQCCGAGGGVRSGKPEIAEALGREKAKMVEKLDVDAVITICPFCENNIRASLEREGVKLEVMNILTLLEKAYES